In Astyanax mexicanus isolate ESR-SI-001 chromosome 17, AstMex3_surface, whole genome shotgun sequence, a single window of DNA contains:
- the LOC103032676 gene encoding V-set and immunoglobulin domain-containing protein 1-like has protein sequence MSPFKTIIILFSVIGCTVSIWVTVPRKVVNVTIGQTANLQCTFTTDVPMTNLLVQWNLYPKVSMNPEEVFYYQSGEQQIGKQFENRVKVLTAINATKNASISISNMQSADAGTYTCDVRNFPDISGQAEASVVVNVLEKPSYPVCAIHGDIATGHLVTLTCHSSKGSPAPSYTWSWIDQGVKRNALGYTNPSTGTLYIRNISQFEFGTYQCNASNAVGYSICTVELSSEMNTGAIVGAVIGALLAVLFIVLLVWFITHKMKKEKYAKANMAQNYAAVPPQQAAAQEMKDMQA, from the exons atgtcGCCGTTCAAGACCATCATCATTTTGTTCAGTGTTATAG GTTGCACTGTGTCCATCTGGGTAACGGTTCCTCGAAAGGTTGTCAATGTGACCATCGGTCAGACTGCAAATCTTCAGTGCACTTTCACCACCGATGTGCCGATGACCAATCTCCTGGTCCAGTGGAATCTCTACCCTAAGGTTTCCATGAATCCAGAAGAG GTGTTCTACTACCAGTCTGGAGAGCAGCAAATAGGCAAGCAGTTCGAGAACAGAGTAAAGGTCCTTACTGCCATTAACGCCACCAAGAACGCCTCTATCTCCATCTCCAACATGCAGAGTGCAGATGCTGGAACCTACACATGTGACGTCCGCAACTTCCCTGACATTTCAGGCCAGGCTGAAGCCAGCGTGGTGGTCAATGTACTTG AGAAACCATCCTACCCAGTCTGTGCTATCCATGGAGACATAGCAACCGGTCACCTGGTCACTCTCACTTGCCATTCCTCTAAAGGCAGCCCAGCTCCCAGCTACACCTGGAGCTGGATTGATCAGGGGGTGAAAAGGAACGCGCTGGGCTACACAA ATCCGAGCACCGGTACCCTGTACATCAGAAACATCTCTCAGTTTGAGTTTGGAACATATCAGTGCAATGCCTCCAATGCTGTCGGTTACTCCATCTGCACTGTGGAGCTGAGCTCAG AGATGAACACCGGAGCGATAGTGGGTGCTGTGATCGGAGCGCTGCTGGCTGTCCTATTCATTGTGCTGCTCGTGTGGTTCATCACTCATAAGATGAAGAAGGAGAAGTACGCCAAGGCTAACAT GGCGCAGAACTATGCAGCTGTTCCTCCACAGCAAGCTGCTGCCCAAGAAATGAAAGACATGCAGGCCTGA